The segment GCGAGCGCCTGCGGAAGGTGGGAATCAGCAGAAGCAGTATAAGGGGCTTGCCGCGAAGATGCACCAATTAACTGGGAGATCGACCGAATTCATCGCCGGGCTGTTACTTGGGACGGCCGGGGCCTAGTTCGTACGTTTCGTCGCCGACTTTCAAAAAGGCCTGTGTGAAATAACCCTCCTGATCAATATCGATAGGGCCCATAATGTAGAGTCGCCCGGTCCCCTTCGAGCCAACGACGTCCATGCAGAAAGTGGCGCGGCCAAATTCTGCAGCCAGTTCTCCATTGTGGGTGAAGTTGATCGAGCTGGACTGCCACTCGCCGATGTGTTCGACCATCGCGGGAGAGTGCCCGTAAGCCGCTTTGACGTTCCGTTCCAGGTAATTCGACGTCGGCGTATTGAAGTACAAGTAGCCGATGCCGGTACAAAGCAGCGACCCAATCAGGAATGTGATGACGAATGAGAGGAGAACGATCTTCAAGGCGCCGCCACGTCGCTTTCGCAAGGCATTGTCTGTTTTCACAAGTCTCGACTCAAAACTATCGGTCAATGGAGAAATCGCTTCACGCACTTTCCTTGCGATTCGAACACCAATCAACGTCTAATCGGCGTCTTCCTCTGCGCCGACTCCAACCTTCAGATCGACGACCCTTTGCCCGATCTCTAACTTCGCAGATTCCAAATCTCCGTCGTCGTTAAGGTACGACGTGATCCGGCCGCGTCCCTTTTCGCCCACGACCTCATAATGGAACGCGTTGAGATCGTCATCGCGCAGGGTGCCGCGAAAGCTATGCTCCAAATGCTTGATTTCTCCCAGCTCGGCTTGCAAAACCGGAGAGTCTTCAATATCCACCAAGAAGCTGTCGTCCACGCTATACTCCGACGGGTCAGGATCTTCGACTTGCAGATCCCATGACTTGCCATCCTTTTCCAGTACCATCGAGATGACGAAGTCCCCCACGTAGGAAGCCTTAAGCTTACCGCTGCCGTTTTCGCCGGTCACATTGAAAACCTTCTTGTCAGATCCTTCCGCAAGAAAATTGCCGTAATCAATACTGGCCGAAGCGTTCTTCCCGATTTCCGCCTGAAATGTGGGGTCATTCTGGACAGCTGCGACCGCGTCCTGGGCGACTCGATTTCCACCAATCACAAGCACTGCCCCGCAGCACCCGCAGGTAAGTAGAAACGGCGTAAGGATCGCAGCAAAAACACATCCCAGGATCCAGCGTCCTATTCCCCCGCTCGACTTGGTCTGCGGCGAGTTCGGGGGGACATGATCTTCTACGACAAAGCGATCGTCTGCCATCGTGCGGTTCTCTTCGGGGCTAGCGTCTACCTCAACTGGGAAGAGTATAGCTATGCCCCCCGCGGGGTGCGACCATAAAACGGCATGCTGGACCCATAAAAAAGCCCCAGCAGGGACTGCTCGGGCTTTGTGGTTAGTGCTTTAATTCGGCGATCGGCTCACTTCGATCGGGATCGTTGCGGGGACTTGTAGATCATTTCTTCTTCTCCGTCGCGCAGTTTCGCCCAAATGACGCGATCGTCTAACAGATCGATACGCGCCACGACTTCGGCCGTTCCCTTTTCTCCAGAAACTTGAACCACGTAGAGGTCGTCGTCTCCTTCTTCCTCCGCCAATTGCTGCGTCGGCCGCCAATCGACTTTGGCCGTCTGAACCGGGCCGATCTTCTTCTCGAGGGCCGGAGATGTCTGGATCGCATCCAGGACGACCTGATTTAGCCGGGGATCGTCCTCCGGAATGATGATCAGGTCCCACGATTGTCCTTCCTTTTTCAACTCCACCGAGACGAGAAATGGCCCGAGCATGTCGGCGTGAAGCTGGCCGCTTCCCTTTGTCCCGGAGACGTCGAAGACTTTGACGCCATTTCCCGTGTTGAAGGAGTCTCCCCAAGAAAACGCAATACTCTCAATCGAGCCGATCTCGGCCAACAGCGTTTCGTCGGTCTCGATCGCCGCTCGCACCAT is part of the Blastopirellula sediminis genome and harbors:
- a CDS encoding cytochrome c oxidase assembly factor Coa1 family protein, with translation MRKRRGGALKIVLLSFVITFLIGSLLCTGIGYLYFNTPTSNYLERNVKAAYGHSPAMVEHIGEWQSSSINFTHNGELAAEFGRATFCMDVVGSKGTGRLYIMGPIDIDQEGYFTQAFLKVGDETYELGPGRPK
- a CDS encoding cytochrome c oxidase assembly factor 1 family protein: MADDRFVVEDHVPPNSPQTKSSGGIGRWILGCVFAAILTPFLLTCGCCGAVLVIGGNRVAQDAVAAVQNDPTFQAEIGKNASASIDYGNFLAEGSDKKVFNVTGENGSGKLKASYVGDFVISMVLEKDGKSWDLQVEDPDPSEYSVDDSFLVDIEDSPVLQAELGEIKHLEHSFRGTLRDDDLNAFHYEVVGEKGRGRITSYLNDDGDLESAKLEIGQRVVDLKVGVGAEEDAD